A genomic region of Arachis stenosperma cultivar V10309 chromosome 9, arast.V10309.gnm1.PFL2, whole genome shotgun sequence contains the following coding sequences:
- the LOC130947476 gene encoding putative guanine nucleotide-exchange factor SED4 isoform X2 gives MKSGGRSNRPQSSDPPPPPDEWVDGSWTVDCICGVTFDDGEEMVKCDECGVWVHTRCSRYVKGDDTFSCDKCKSKTAANTANATPNHHINHQIDTVVNGTEETEVAQFLIELPTKTISMENGNINNNHNNNNDNGSLSRRPFKLWTDIPMEERVHVQGVPGGDPALFGGSGLSSIFGPQLWKCTGYVPKKFNFRYREFPNWNDEDDDGGKGAGVLFSFSKETAAAAAAATATTVVARPPVGGALADMKGVGEERKGGLKDGEKVPSGVKKERSLLRPFVVHSSKQQRKKEEVGSSNSRDRSGKKRVRSSSEKEIDPKRRSSSHSSKSDRGLKVSKDDTRSMKNKNSKDIVVQEHISNDCFAAGTIMEEPTNNMATTEDSSEPLYADTARHNFSIGDVLPEEKAGNRGPSLVEMPSKPDDAVTSVLKHNGVANASSKGKDGDCLAVDSPDNYFAVRSSIAPHGGGPCGSAPENIDKQVSQEIDCNLWPTSAKCDKREDGDKDNCRKLSNVHSSPVNDAKDNEKPSDNIYDIVKVNDAVITSLPSCVKKLSDVDRLSVVVTDDHTSKPEELSGICNRKQPVGSEGSIEPQKSISETKDGSESMKDPHKMSACLGKSSASPTSSTINAKSLAHDLKSEDIESPNPFTKQAVMSDSNIHLKKESSPSDAVRDEISRKSVRERPKSALNANSKGLHSSRSTQNSVSKQVNSDARDSVHTSLSKASLAHQTVSILGSSETNASLQHQKALQVQSKGSSSVPPKAEKINHTNMNTSSNKLNQNHGPSVNPSSTSNNSMLSDEELALLLHQELNSSPRVPRVPRARHAGSLPHLTSASSTSMLIKRTSSVGAKDHCLVSRRKYKDSSREGLSSSRELEEETKRIEKEKVPSSDQRKQDIVLAEDASEKEEGCGSLTAGNSCTNNASTTSAIAKSSPSSPPNDQNFPSMRNSPRNISDDDTASAGRPVHRTLPGLINDIMSKGRRMTYEELCNAVLPHWHNLRKHNGERYAYSSHSQAVLDCLRNRHEWARLVDRGPKTNSNRKRRKLDAEESDDNGYGKGRTTKEADGKNFKLQKEDFPKGKRKARKRRRLALQGRAVKDVRRRQKADSLSDEDTAGFSNSSEDSMFSEDEVGGIGPTGSTSDEAESA, from the exons ATGAAGAGCGGTGGGCGATCGAACCGCCCGCAGAGCTCGGACCCCCCTCCGCCGCCGGATGAGTGGGTGGACGGGTCGTGGACGGTGGACTGCATCTGCGGCGTAACCTTCGACGACGGCGAGGAGATGGTCAAGTGCGACGAGTGCGGCGTCTGGGTCCACACCCGCTGCTCTCGCTACGTCAAGGGAGACGACACTTTCTCCTGCGACAAGTGCAAGTCCAAAACTGCAGCCAACACCGCTAACGCCACCCCAAACCACCACATTAACCACCAAATCGACACCGTCGTTAACGGAACGGAAGAGACCGAGGTAGCTCAGTTTCTGATTGAGCTCCCAACGAAGACAATCTCCATGGAGAACGGCAACATCAACAATAATCATAACAATAACAATGATAACGGTTCTTTATCTCGCAGGCCATTTAAGCTTTGGACTGATATTCCCATGGAGGAGAGGGTTCATGTTCAGGGTGTACCCGGTGGGGACCCTGCGCTCTTTGGTGGGTCCGGGTTGTCTTCGATTTTCGGGCCACAGCTTTGGAAGTGCACTGGTTATGTTCCCAAGAAGTTCAATTTTAGGTATAGGGAGTTCCCTAATTGGAACGATGAGGATGATGATGGGGGAAAGGGTGCTGGGGTTTTGTTTTCCTTCTCTAAGGAGACTGCTGCTGCTGCAGCTGCCGCCACTGCTACCACGGTGGTGGCTAGGCCGCCAGTTGGGGGCGCTTTGGCGGATATGAAAGGTGTTGGTGAGGAGCGGAAGGGGGGATTGAAGGATGGGGAGAAGGTGCCTAGTGGGGTGAAGAAGGAGAGGAGCTTGCTGAGGCCGTTTGTTGTTCATAGCAGTAAGCAGCAGCGCAAGAAGGAGGAGGTTGGCAGTTCCAATTCGAGAGATCGGAGTGGGAAGAAGCGGGTTAGGAGTTCTTCTGAGAAAGAGATTGATCCCAAGAGGAGGAGCAGTTCGCATTCCTCTAAATCAG ACAGAGGTCTAAAGGTTTCCAAGGATGACACTCGAAGTATGAAGAATAAGAACTCGAAAGATATAGTGGTTCAGGAGCATATTTCTAATGATTGTTTTGCTGCGGGTACCATCATGGAGGAACCAACTAACAACATGGCAACTACTGAGGATTCTTCAGAACCATTATATGCTGACACAGCAAGGCATAATTTTTCTATTGGAGATGTGTTACCGGAAGAGAAGGCTGGCAATAGAGGTCCTAGTTTGGTTGAGATGCCCTCGAAGCCTGATGATGCTGTTACATCTGTTTTAAAGCATAATGGTGTTGCAAATGCTTCGAGTAAAGGAAAG GATGGAGATTGCTTGGCAGTTGATAGTCCAGATAATTATTTCGCAGTAAGAAGCTCTATTGCTCCCCATGGAGGAGGTCCTTGTGGTTCTGCACCagaaaatatagataaacaagTTTCTCAAGAAATTGACTGTAACCTGTGGCCTACCTCTGCAAAATGTGATAAGAGAGAAGATGGTGATAAGGATAATTGTAGGAAGCTCTCTAACGTTCATTCTTCTCCTGTCAATGATGCAAAAGATAACGAAAAACCATCAGACAACATATATGATATTGTTAAAGTGAATGATGCTGTGATTACCAGTTTACCATCATGTGTAAAGAAGTTGTCAGATGTTGATAGGTTGTCGGTAGTTGTCACTGATGATCATACCAGTAAGCCTGAGGAATTGTCTGGTATTTGTAACAGAAAACAACCGGTGGGATCTGAAGGTTCCATAGAACCACAGAAGAGTATTTCAGAAACAAAAGATGGCTCAGAATCTATGAAGGATCCACATAAAATGTCAGCATGTCTTGGAAAGTCATCTGCATCTCCAACATCATCAACCATTAATGCCAAATCTTTAGCTCACGACTTAAAATCTGAAGATATTGAAAGCCCTAATCCTTTTACAAAGCAAGCAGTGATGTCGGATAGTAATATTCACTTAAAGAAGGAAAGTAGCCCAAGTGATGCTGTGAGGGATGAAATCTCTAGGAAGTCAGTAAGAGAACGGCCAAAATCCGCTTTGAATGCCAATTCAAAGGGATTGCATTCTAGCCGAAGTACACAAAATTCCGTTTCAAAGCAAGTAAATTCAGATGCGAGAGATTCTGTTCATACTTCATTGTCTAAAGCATCTTTGGCACATCAGACTGTAAGTATTTTGGGCTCTAGTGAGACTAATGCGTCGTTGCAACATCAGAAGGCCTTACAAGTGCAAAGCAAAGGTTCATCTTCAGTGCCACCAAAAGCTGAAAAGATTAACCATACCAATATGAATACTTCCTCTAATAAGTTGAATCAAAATCATGGACCATCAGTTAATCCTTCTTCAACATCAAATAATTCAATGCTGAGTGATGAAGAG CTTGCCTTGCTGTTGCATCAAGAACTGAATAGTTCACCCCGTGTACCTCGTGTGCCCCGAGCACGCCATGCAGGTAGCTTGCCACACTTGACTTCTGCTAGTTCTACAAGCATGTTAATAAAGCGAACATCATCAGTTGGAGCAAAGGATCATTGTTTG GTTTCTAGACGGAAGTACAAAGATTCATCTCGAGAAGGGCTTTCCAGTTCACGTGAACTTGAAGAGGAAACaaaaaggatagaaaaggaGAAGGTTCCATCCTCTGATCAGAGGAAGCAAGATATAGTACTTGCAGAAGATGCTTCCGAGAAGGAAGAAGGTTGTGGATCTTTGACAGCTGGGAACTCTTGCACAAATAATGCTTCTACCACTTCTGCCATTGCAAAGAGTAGCCCGTCCTCCCCTCCCAATGATCAAAATTTTCCATCTATGCGTAACTCTCCTAGGAATATATCTGATGATGATACAGCATCTGCTGGAAGGCCAGTTCATCGGACCTTACCTG GCTTAATCAATGATATTATGAGCAAAGGCAGGCGCATGACATATGAGGAACTCTGTAATGCTGTTTTACCG CACTGGCATAACTTAAGGAAGCATAATGGAGAGCGTTATGCATACTCAAGTCACTCTCAAGCTGTCCTTGATTGTTTGAGGAACCGACATGAATGGGCAAGGTTGGTTGATCGTGGTCCAAAG ACAAATTCTAACAGAAAAAGGCGTAAACTGGATGCTGAAGAATCCGATGATAATGGATATGGCAAGGGAAGAACCACAAAAGAAGCCGATGGGAAGAACTTCAAGTTGCAAAAAGAAGACTTCCCTAAAGGCAAGCGCAAAGCTAGAAAACGCAGGCGCCTTGCTCTTCAGGGAAGAGCTGTGAAGGATGTCAGGAGAAGACAAAAAGCTGACTCGTTAAGTGATGAAGATACTGCTGGATTCTCCAATTCTAGTGAAGATAGCATGTTTAGTGAGGATGAAGTTGGTGGAATAGGTCCAACAGGAAGTACTTCAGATGAGGCAGAAAGTGCCTAA
- the LOC130947476 gene encoding uncharacterized protein LOC130947476 isoform X1, whose translation MKSGGRSNRPQSSDPPPPPDEWVDGSWTVDCICGVTFDDGEEMVKCDECGVWVHTRCSRYVKGDDTFSCDKCKSKTAANTANATPNHHINHQIDTVVNGTEETEVAQFLIELPTKTISMENGNINNNHNNNNDNGSLSRRPFKLWTDIPMEERVHVQGVPGGDPALFGGSGLSSIFGPQLWKCTGYVPKKFNFRYREFPNWNDEDDDGGKGAGVLFSFSKETAAAAAAATATTVVARPPVGGALADMKGVGEERKGGLKDGEKVPSGVKKERSLLRPFVVHSSKQQRKKEEVGSSNSRDRSGKKRVRSSSEKEIDPKRRSSSHSSKSAFTPTSDAKPLEFYEDRGLKVSKDDTRSMKNKNSKDIVVQEHISNDCFAAGTIMEEPTNNMATTEDSSEPLYADTARHNFSIGDVLPEEKAGNRGPSLVEMPSKPDDAVTSVLKHNGVANASSKGKDGDCLAVDSPDNYFAVRSSIAPHGGGPCGSAPENIDKQVSQEIDCNLWPTSAKCDKREDGDKDNCRKLSNVHSSPVNDAKDNEKPSDNIYDIVKVNDAVITSLPSCVKKLSDVDRLSVVVTDDHTSKPEELSGICNRKQPVGSEGSIEPQKSISETKDGSESMKDPHKMSACLGKSSASPTSSTINAKSLAHDLKSEDIESPNPFTKQAVMSDSNIHLKKESSPSDAVRDEISRKSVRERPKSALNANSKGLHSSRSTQNSVSKQVNSDARDSVHTSLSKASLAHQTVSILGSSETNASLQHQKALQVQSKGSSSVPPKAEKINHTNMNTSSNKLNQNHGPSVNPSSTSNNSMLSDEELALLLHQELNSSPRVPRVPRARHAGSLPHLTSASSTSMLIKRTSSVGAKDHCLVSRRKYKDSSREGLSSSRELEEETKRIEKEKVPSSDQRKQDIVLAEDASEKEEGCGSLTAGNSCTNNASTTSAIAKSSPSSPPNDQNFPSMRNSPRNISDDDTASAGRPVHRTLPGLINDIMSKGRRMTYEELCNAVLPHWHNLRKHNGERYAYSSHSQAVLDCLRNRHEWARLVDRGPKTNSNRKRRKLDAEESDDNGYGKGRTTKEADGKNFKLQKEDFPKGKRKARKRRRLALQGRAVKDVRRRQKADSLSDEDTAGFSNSSEDSMFSEDEVGGIGPTGSTSDEAESA comes from the exons ATGAAGAGCGGTGGGCGATCGAACCGCCCGCAGAGCTCGGACCCCCCTCCGCCGCCGGATGAGTGGGTGGACGGGTCGTGGACGGTGGACTGCATCTGCGGCGTAACCTTCGACGACGGCGAGGAGATGGTCAAGTGCGACGAGTGCGGCGTCTGGGTCCACACCCGCTGCTCTCGCTACGTCAAGGGAGACGACACTTTCTCCTGCGACAAGTGCAAGTCCAAAACTGCAGCCAACACCGCTAACGCCACCCCAAACCACCACATTAACCACCAAATCGACACCGTCGTTAACGGAACGGAAGAGACCGAGGTAGCTCAGTTTCTGATTGAGCTCCCAACGAAGACAATCTCCATGGAGAACGGCAACATCAACAATAATCATAACAATAACAATGATAACGGTTCTTTATCTCGCAGGCCATTTAAGCTTTGGACTGATATTCCCATGGAGGAGAGGGTTCATGTTCAGGGTGTACCCGGTGGGGACCCTGCGCTCTTTGGTGGGTCCGGGTTGTCTTCGATTTTCGGGCCACAGCTTTGGAAGTGCACTGGTTATGTTCCCAAGAAGTTCAATTTTAGGTATAGGGAGTTCCCTAATTGGAACGATGAGGATGATGATGGGGGAAAGGGTGCTGGGGTTTTGTTTTCCTTCTCTAAGGAGACTGCTGCTGCTGCAGCTGCCGCCACTGCTACCACGGTGGTGGCTAGGCCGCCAGTTGGGGGCGCTTTGGCGGATATGAAAGGTGTTGGTGAGGAGCGGAAGGGGGGATTGAAGGATGGGGAGAAGGTGCCTAGTGGGGTGAAGAAGGAGAGGAGCTTGCTGAGGCCGTTTGTTGTTCATAGCAGTAAGCAGCAGCGCAAGAAGGAGGAGGTTGGCAGTTCCAATTCGAGAGATCGGAGTGGGAAGAAGCGGGTTAGGAGTTCTTCTGAGAAAGAGATTGATCCCAAGAGGAGGAGCAGTTCGCATTCCTCTAAATCAG CGTTTACACCCACCAGTGATGCAAAACCATTGGAATTTTATGAAGACAGAGGTCTAAAGGTTTCCAAGGATGACACTCGAAGTATGAAGAATAAGAACTCGAAAGATATAGTGGTTCAGGAGCATATTTCTAATGATTGTTTTGCTGCGGGTACCATCATGGAGGAACCAACTAACAACATGGCAACTACTGAGGATTCTTCAGAACCATTATATGCTGACACAGCAAGGCATAATTTTTCTATTGGAGATGTGTTACCGGAAGAGAAGGCTGGCAATAGAGGTCCTAGTTTGGTTGAGATGCCCTCGAAGCCTGATGATGCTGTTACATCTGTTTTAAAGCATAATGGTGTTGCAAATGCTTCGAGTAAAGGAAAG GATGGAGATTGCTTGGCAGTTGATAGTCCAGATAATTATTTCGCAGTAAGAAGCTCTATTGCTCCCCATGGAGGAGGTCCTTGTGGTTCTGCACCagaaaatatagataaacaagTTTCTCAAGAAATTGACTGTAACCTGTGGCCTACCTCTGCAAAATGTGATAAGAGAGAAGATGGTGATAAGGATAATTGTAGGAAGCTCTCTAACGTTCATTCTTCTCCTGTCAATGATGCAAAAGATAACGAAAAACCATCAGACAACATATATGATATTGTTAAAGTGAATGATGCTGTGATTACCAGTTTACCATCATGTGTAAAGAAGTTGTCAGATGTTGATAGGTTGTCGGTAGTTGTCACTGATGATCATACCAGTAAGCCTGAGGAATTGTCTGGTATTTGTAACAGAAAACAACCGGTGGGATCTGAAGGTTCCATAGAACCACAGAAGAGTATTTCAGAAACAAAAGATGGCTCAGAATCTATGAAGGATCCACATAAAATGTCAGCATGTCTTGGAAAGTCATCTGCATCTCCAACATCATCAACCATTAATGCCAAATCTTTAGCTCACGACTTAAAATCTGAAGATATTGAAAGCCCTAATCCTTTTACAAAGCAAGCAGTGATGTCGGATAGTAATATTCACTTAAAGAAGGAAAGTAGCCCAAGTGATGCTGTGAGGGATGAAATCTCTAGGAAGTCAGTAAGAGAACGGCCAAAATCCGCTTTGAATGCCAATTCAAAGGGATTGCATTCTAGCCGAAGTACACAAAATTCCGTTTCAAAGCAAGTAAATTCAGATGCGAGAGATTCTGTTCATACTTCATTGTCTAAAGCATCTTTGGCACATCAGACTGTAAGTATTTTGGGCTCTAGTGAGACTAATGCGTCGTTGCAACATCAGAAGGCCTTACAAGTGCAAAGCAAAGGTTCATCTTCAGTGCCACCAAAAGCTGAAAAGATTAACCATACCAATATGAATACTTCCTCTAATAAGTTGAATCAAAATCATGGACCATCAGTTAATCCTTCTTCAACATCAAATAATTCAATGCTGAGTGATGAAGAG CTTGCCTTGCTGTTGCATCAAGAACTGAATAGTTCACCCCGTGTACCTCGTGTGCCCCGAGCACGCCATGCAGGTAGCTTGCCACACTTGACTTCTGCTAGTTCTACAAGCATGTTAATAAAGCGAACATCATCAGTTGGAGCAAAGGATCATTGTTTG GTTTCTAGACGGAAGTACAAAGATTCATCTCGAGAAGGGCTTTCCAGTTCACGTGAACTTGAAGAGGAAACaaaaaggatagaaaaggaGAAGGTTCCATCCTCTGATCAGAGGAAGCAAGATATAGTACTTGCAGAAGATGCTTCCGAGAAGGAAGAAGGTTGTGGATCTTTGACAGCTGGGAACTCTTGCACAAATAATGCTTCTACCACTTCTGCCATTGCAAAGAGTAGCCCGTCCTCCCCTCCCAATGATCAAAATTTTCCATCTATGCGTAACTCTCCTAGGAATATATCTGATGATGATACAGCATCTGCTGGAAGGCCAGTTCATCGGACCTTACCTG GCTTAATCAATGATATTATGAGCAAAGGCAGGCGCATGACATATGAGGAACTCTGTAATGCTGTTTTACCG CACTGGCATAACTTAAGGAAGCATAATGGAGAGCGTTATGCATACTCAAGTCACTCTCAAGCTGTCCTTGATTGTTTGAGGAACCGACATGAATGGGCAAGGTTGGTTGATCGTGGTCCAAAG ACAAATTCTAACAGAAAAAGGCGTAAACTGGATGCTGAAGAATCCGATGATAATGGATATGGCAAGGGAAGAACCACAAAAGAAGCCGATGGGAAGAACTTCAAGTTGCAAAAAGAAGACTTCCCTAAAGGCAAGCGCAAAGCTAGAAAACGCAGGCGCCTTGCTCTTCAGGGAAGAGCTGTGAAGGATGTCAGGAGAAGACAAAAAGCTGACTCGTTAAGTGATGAAGATACTGCTGGATTCTCCAATTCTAGTGAAGATAGCATGTTTAGTGAGGATGAAGTTGGTGGAATAGGTCCAACAGGAAGTACTTCAGATGAGGCAGAAAGTGCCTAA
- the LOC130947477 gene encoding probable lysophospholipase BODYGUARD 3, with amino-acid sequence MHMQMDAMAKTRSLAKLTGKLVNEAVSFVTFCVLDLIDFILCFVFKAMDLLMEAECKPCYCSPTKEAITSSGKILVSEHGGESTKIVSLSSTNKLQLEDISDTLYSRPSLVSEISRLTLNELKRLKLEEPLLQNKKNGSSATTTTTTTSTTIVEMLQGKIDNPVTRWSDCDCKFCTSWISSSSSPTSNNNSKATLFVMAQGPSRGTTREDVLFIHGFISSSSFWTETLFPNFSTAARSSYRLLAVDLLGFGQSPKPSDSLYTLSEHLEMIERSVLESHKVKSFHIVAHSLGCILALALAVKHPRSVKSLTLLAPPYYPVPKGIAQATQYVMRKVAPRRVWPPMKFGASLVCWYEHITRVICLLICKNHRLWEFLTKLVTRNRVRTFLLEGFFCHTHNAAWHTLHNIICGTAGKIGSYLDIIRENVNCKVTIFHGRDDEVIPIECSYEVQKRIPRAKVRIIDNKDHITIVVGRQKAFARELEDIWGTTKN; translated from the exons ATGCATATGCAAATGGACGCAATGGCAAAAACAAGATCTCTCGCGAAGCTAACCGGCAAGTTAGTTAACGAGGCAGTTAGCTTCGTGACGTTTTGCGTGCTCGACCTCATTGATTTCATTCTTTGTTTCGTCTTCAAAGCAATGGACTTGTTGATGGAAGCTGAGTGTAAGCCCTGCTACTGCTCGCCGACCAAGGAAGCCATAACGAGCAGCGGCAAGATCTTGGTGTCGGAGCACGGCGGCGAGTCGACCAAGATAGTTTCTCTGAGCTCCACAAACAAATTACAGCTGGAAGACATCTCGGATACACTCTATTCAAGGCCTTCTTTGGTGTCGGAGATTTCCAGATTAACGCTTAATGAATTGAAGAGGCTTAAGTTGGAGGAGCCACTATTGCAGAACAAGAAAAATGGGAGTAGTGCTACAACTACAACTACTACTACTTCCACTACAATAGTAGAGATGCTTCAAGGCAAGATTGATAATCCGGTTACAAGGTGGTCGGATTGTGATTGCAAATTTTGCACAAGTTGGatctcatcttcttcttctccaactagtaataataatagtaaagcCACCCTCTTTGTTATGGCTCAAGGCCCTAGTAGAG GTACAACAAGAGAAGATGTGTTGTTCATACATGGGTTTATATCATCGTCGTCGTTTTGGACAGAGACACTGTTTCCGAACTTCTCGACGGCAGCGAGATCAAGCTACCGGCTATTGGCCGTGGATCTGTTAGGGTTTGGACAGAGCCCAAAGCCTAGCGACTCGCTATACACGCTAAGCGAGCATTTGGAAATGATAGAGAGATCCGTGTTGGAGTCGCACAAGGTCAAATCGTTTCACATAGTAGCACACTCTTTAGGCTGCATATTGGCCCTTGCCCTCGCCGTTAAACACCCTCGCTCTGTCAAGTCCTTGACTTTGCTTGCCCCA CCATACTATCCAGTGCCAAAGGGAATAGCACAGGCAACACAGTACGTAATGAGGAAGGTAGCACCAAGGCGCGTGTGGCCACCGATGAAGTTTGGCGCGTCGTTGGTGTGCTGGTACGAGCACATAACTCGCGTAATTTGCTTGCTTATTTGCAAAAACCACCGTCTCTGGGAATTTCTAACCAAACTCGTCACTCGAAACAG GGTTAGGACTTTCTTGCTTGAAGGGTTCTTTTGTCACACACATAACGCAGCGTGGCACACACTACACAACATCATATGTGGGACCGCGGGGAAGATTGGATCATATTTGGATATCATAAGAGAAAATGTGAATTGTAAAGTTACCATATTTCATGGAAGAGATGACGAGGTTATACCAATTGAATGTAGCTATGAAGTCCAAAAAAGGATCCCTCGTGCCAAGGTCAGAATCATTGACAACAAAGATCACATTACCATAGTTGTTGGAAGACAGAAAGCTTTTGCTAGGGAGCTTGAGGACATTTGGGGCACAAcaaaaaattaa